The DNA region TTCATGTGCGTCAGGTAGCGGCTCGCCTTCACGGCAAAGACGAATCCCTCCGGCACGGTGTCGCGCCAGCTTGCCACGCTCTCGGCGTCGGGCAGCCCGTAGAAAAAGGCGTTCACCTCCACGGCGGAGAGCTGCTCGGCGTAGCGCGCAAGCATATCCCCGGAAGCGGTCCCCTGGGCATAAAAGGGGCCCTTCCAATGCTGATACTGCCAGCCGGACGTGCCGATGCAGCGCGCCGGAGCCGTCACCGTTCCAGCAGGAAGGATATCTTGGCCGTGACGCGATAGCTCACAACCTTGTTATCTTCAACCAGCGCCTGGAACTCCTCCACGTACACGGACTTGATGTGCCGTACGGT from Oceanidesulfovibrio marinus includes:
- a CDS encoding dodecin family protein, which gives rise to MSVVKVIEILAQSDKGWEDAVQQAVTEASKTVRHIKSVYVEEFQALVEDNKVVSYRVTAKISFLLER